One stretch of Serratia marcescens subsp. marcescens ATCC 13880 DNA includes these proteins:
- a CDS encoding DUF2913 family protein: MTDKTASVSPENTTSALSHLAFCALAALGLARQDGIAGTPYAENLFLIRWLATAQKQKRFPRSVAIDIRWLLDRGRKHGPAGKLRQHLDYLFRSCSGNLAAQSDLFRLTYASETLKDRDWDNYVMDAREWRSETTLTPSQHNGFYVEKTALNAAFSQDGHHLQPVSFRIVGDVDTFIQVMAEYGLLARLADSKPTYQTVTLEPGEHSNAPT, from the coding sequence GAAAACACCACCTCAGCGCTCAGCCATCTGGCGTTCTGCGCCCTGGCGGCGCTGGGGCTGGCTCGCCAGGACGGTATAGCCGGCACACCCTATGCCGAAAACCTGTTCCTGATCCGCTGGCTAGCCACAGCCCAGAAGCAAAAACGCTTCCCCAGGAGCGTGGCGATAGACATCCGGTGGTTACTCGACCGTGGCCGTAAACACGGCCCGGCTGGTAAACTGCGCCAGCATCTTGACTATCTCTTTCGCTCCTGCAGCGGCAACCTGGCCGCTCAGTCCGACCTGTTCCGGCTCACCTACGCCTCCGAAACCCTGAAAGATCGGGACTGGGACAACTATGTGATGGATGCCCGCGAGTGGCGGTCGGAAACCACCCTCACACCGTCCCAGCACAACGGTTTTTACGTCGAAAAAACGGCGCTCAATGCCGCCTTCTCTCAGGATGGCCATCACCTGCAGCCGGTCTCTTTTCGCATTGTCGGCGATGTCGATACGTTCATTCAGGTCATGGCAGAGTATGGACTGCTGGCCCGCCTTGCAGACAGCAAGCCGACATATCAAACGGTAACACTGGAGCCAGGCGAGCACAGCAACGCGCCAACCTGA